A stretch of the Aegilops tauschii subsp. strangulata cultivar AL8/78 chromosome 4, Aet v6.0, whole genome shotgun sequence genome encodes the following:
- the LOC141021907 gene encoding uncharacterized protein: MPVWVLPPLPLRVFQPPTQLMITMIVIIIDYAIINKVWDDTSVLRSYFHMGVAHPCCPVHSHLYNSTCNLSTGAFFINFSITHFGTTEKTKDIQCHTCKGFGHVMKECPNKRVLIIREDGEYDSASDFDEDTYALLAAHEDDDTRMEQEEEHVTADDADKYMSLISHPVLSAQIVKAKKDQRHNLFHIKGVVKERSIRIIIDGGSCNNLASIDMVEKLSLPSRQHPQPYYIQWFNDGGKVKVTRMVRVPFSLGSYHDTIDCDIVPMQACSMLLGRPWQYDKQCLHDGLVETQILSVKSENQKVVDELEQFNKMNKSDPSTSKEIKLKDSSVRLLLLQEAHGGGLMGHFGVKKTEDILAGHFF; the protein is encoded by the exons ATGCCCGTCTGGGTGCTACCTCCACTGCCGCTCCGCGTCTTCCAGCCACCAACACAG TTAATGATAACAATGATCGTGATCATCATCGACTACGCAATAATCAACAAGGTATGGGACGACACCAGTGTACTCAG GTCGTACTTCCACATGGGCGTCGCGCACCCCTGCTGCCCCGTCcactcgcacctctacaacagcACCTGCAACCTCTCGACCGGGGCCTTCTTCATCAACTTCAGCATCACACACTTCGGCACCACTGAAAA AACAAAGGATATCCAGTGCCACACTTGTAAGGGATTTGGCCATGTCATGAAGGAGTGTCCTAATAAGCGTGTATTGATCATTCGTGAAGACGGTGAGTACGACTCCGCTAGTGATTTTGATGAAGACACATATGCCTTGCTTGCTGCACATGAAGATGATGACACAAGAATGGAGCAAGAGGAAGAACATGTGACCGCTGACGACGCCGATAAGTACATGAGTCTTATATCACATCCTGTACTTAGTGCTCAGATTGTCAAAGCAAAGAAGGATCAACGTCACAACCTCTTCCACATCAAAGGAGTCGTCAAGGAGCGTTCCATTCGCATAATCATTGATGGAGGGAGTTGTAACAATTTAGCAAGCATTGACATGGTGGAGAAGCTCTCCCTACCTTCCCGACAACATCCACAACCTTACTACATTCAATGGTTTAATGATGGTGGAAAAGTAAAGGTAACACGCATGGTGAGAGTTCCTTTTTCTTTAGGTTCATACCATGATACTATTGATTGCGATATTGTGCCTATGCAAGCTTGTTCTATGTTACTAGGAAGGCCATGGCAGTATGATAAACAATGTTTACATGATG GGCTAGTAGAAACACAAATATTGAGCGTTAAATCTGAAAATCAGAAAGTTGTTGATGAGTTAGAACAATTTAATAAGATGAACAAATCTGATCCTAGCACATCTAAAGAAATTAAATTGAAAG AtagctctgttcgtcttttgttgttacAGGAGGCGCATGGCGGAGGACTTATGGGACATTTCGGCGTCAAGAAGACAGAAGACATCCTTGCTGGTCATTTCTTCTAG